One window of Halorussus sp. MSC15.2 genomic DNA carries:
- a CDS encoding RimK family alpha-L-glutamate ligase, protein MTADGSSVRVGVLSLHNSKETKAILNAIADLGHDPSWLREENTAVRLRDGEVDLEPDVDIVVNRLLLSNTEQPSEALGLAKIYDSVLPVLNDPNSVMTAIHKFSAATALADEGLPVPDALLALSNDRLNDGRSDFGEEAVYKTAIGTHGGGTWKVGPDELVNPRVGDRQAFLQELIERDEGEHRDLRVYVVGDRIVGAMNRYAPDNDWRTNVALGGAVEDATDELPRDAANIARDAAATIGLDCAGVDLIEGHDGWYVLEVNPTAGFKGLFKATGRSAAPHIAQLAIEQAGGAVDEATVENLTASLDDSVPACKPRPKDTPSGEPIVIGYTEEVILSGTSGSETVIAKSDTGATRTSIDTRLAAEIGAGPIKSIAKVKSGSSKSSRSRPVVDVVVGVGGNRHTVTASIEDRGHMDYPVLLGRDILKHYQVNVQKRVDAEEETEEEEE, encoded by the coding sequence ATGACTGCAGACGGGTCCAGTGTGCGGGTCGGTGTACTTAGTCTCCACAACAGCAAGGAAACCAAAGCGATTCTGAACGCGATAGCGGACCTCGGCCACGACCCCTCGTGGCTCAGAGAGGAGAACACTGCGGTTCGGCTACGGGACGGGGAGGTCGACCTCGAACCCGACGTGGATATCGTCGTGAACCGCCTCCTGCTCTCGAACACCGAACAGCCGTCCGAGGCGCTCGGTCTCGCTAAAATCTACGACTCGGTACTGCCGGTTCTCAACGACCCGAATTCGGTCATGACGGCCATCCACAAGTTCTCGGCCGCGACAGCACTCGCCGACGAGGGTCTGCCGGTGCCCGACGCGCTGCTCGCGCTGTCGAACGACCGCCTCAACGACGGCCGAAGCGACTTCGGCGAGGAAGCAGTGTACAAGACGGCCATCGGCACCCACGGCGGCGGGACGTGGAAGGTCGGGCCGGACGAACTCGTCAATCCGCGGGTCGGCGACCGGCAGGCGTTCCTTCAGGAACTCATCGAACGCGACGAAGGCGAACACCGCGACCTCCGGGTGTACGTTGTCGGCGACCGCATCGTCGGCGCGATGAACCGATACGCGCCCGATAACGACTGGCGGACGAACGTCGCGCTCGGCGGTGCCGTGGAGGACGCCACCGACGAACTCCCGCGGGACGCGGCGAACATCGCGCGGGACGCCGCCGCCACTATCGGACTCGATTGCGCGGGCGTGGACCTCATCGAGGGTCACGACGGCTGGTACGTCCTCGAAGTCAACCCGACCGCGGGGTTCAAGGGCCTGTTCAAGGCGACCGGCCGGAGCGCCGCGCCGCACATCGCTCAGTTGGCCATCGAGCAAGCCGGCGGTGCCGTGGACGAGGCGACGGTGGAGAACCTGACCGCCTCGCTGGACGACTCGGTTCCCGCCTGTAAGCCCCGGCCCAAGGACACGCCATCCGGCGAACCTATCGTCATCGGCTACACGGAAGAGGTCATCCTGAGCGGCACGAGCGGTTCGGAAACCGTCATCGCCAAGTCGGACACGGGGGCCACTCGGACCAGCATCGACACCAGACTCGCGGCCGAAATCGGTGCCGGTCCAATCAAGAGCATCGCCAAAGTCAAGTCGGGCAGCAGCAAGTCGAGTCGCTCCCGACCCGTCGTGGACGTGGTGGTCGGCGTCGGCGGGAACCGCCACACGGTCACCGCCAGTATCGAGGACCGCGGCCACATGGACTACCCGGTCCTGCTCGGCCGTGACATCCTGAAACACTACCAGGTCAACGTCCAGAAGCGCGTGGACGCCGAAGAGGAGACCGAAGAAGAGGAAGAGTGA